One window from the genome of Thalassospira xiamenensis M-5 = DSM 17429 encodes:
- a CDS encoding 4'-phosphopantetheinyl transferase family protein yields the protein MSPITTHRLMFQRPKGTGTFAPSDILRAVLAVIDLEGLDDVRCTALAESQLNDAEKTRLAGFRHDRRRKSFIHGRLAAKAALSAYFPGIDPQSIEIGSGVFDQPIIVGGGDDLQCMSVSLSHSDRFAVAVVFHRAHPLGIDVDLPTITDVPAILDGIAPDVRDMIRAHDLDDHGAACLLWVARESLAKTITTGMMTPLELYAPSSIDRKGACFEVRYANFGQYRTLIWPGAQGWLGLTLPDQTEFDPASLLSGLLWG from the coding sequence ATGTCCCCGATCACAACCCATCGCCTTATGTTCCAGCGCCCGAAAGGTACGGGAACATTTGCACCGTCCGATATCCTGCGCGCGGTGTTGGCGGTTATTGATCTGGAGGGGCTTGACGATGTCAGGTGCACCGCACTGGCAGAAAGCCAGTTGAACGACGCCGAAAAGACCCGATTGGCGGGGTTCCGGCATGACCGCCGCCGGAAAAGTTTTATTCATGGACGGTTGGCGGCGAAGGCGGCGTTGAGCGCGTATTTTCCGGGGATTGATCCGCAATCGATTGAAATAGGATCGGGGGTTTTTGATCAGCCGATCATTGTTGGCGGCGGGGATGATTTGCAGTGCATGTCGGTTTCGCTGTCGCATTCGGATCGGTTTGCGGTTGCCGTTGTTTTTCATCGTGCCCATCCGTTGGGCATTGATGTCGATCTGCCGACGATCACGGATGTGCCCGCAATTCTTGACGGGATCGCCCCCGACGTGCGGGACATGATCCGTGCCCATGATCTTGACGACCACGGGGCGGCCTGCCTGCTTTGGGTGGCGCGCGAAAGCCTAGCCAAGACCATTACCACGGGGATGATGACGCCGCTTGAACTTTACGCGCCGTCATCGATTGATCGCAAGGGGGCCTGTTTTGAGGTGCGATATGCCAATTTCGGCCAGTATCGCACCCTCATCTGGCCCGGTGCGCAGGGGTGGCTTGGCCTGACATTGCCGGATCAAACGGAGTTCGATCCGGCAAGCTTGCTCTCAGGCCTGCTCTGGGGTTAG
- a CDS encoding YcjF family protein — MSEAETIEETEELAVAKADEMRAQSRDCIHRHSVYAAVGGLVPIPFLEMATSSTIQVRMLAKLCDIYGVPFSENAIKSSISTLVATVLPMTGVGYATAALVRKVPVVGTIFGVVAMPTFAGACTYALGRVFAWHFAKGGTVDDFDADEMKGRFKDEFEDGKRKASEFVKGGKTTAKPAAGATTAKA; from the coding sequence ATGAGCGAAGCAGAAACCATCGAAGAGACTGAAGAACTGGCCGTCGCGAAAGCGGATGAAATGCGTGCCCAGTCCCGTGACTGCATCCATCGTCATAGCGTTTATGCTGCGGTTGGTGGTCTTGTCCCGATCCCGTTCCTTGAAATGGCCACCAGCAGCACGATTCAGGTGCGGATGCTTGCAAAGCTTTGCGACATCTACGGTGTTCCGTTCTCTGAGAACGCGATCAAGAGTTCGATTTCGACCCTGGTTGCAACGGTCCTGCCGATGACCGGTGTCGGTTATGCAACGGCGGCACTGGTTCGCAAGGTTCCGGTTGTTGGCACGATCTTTGGCGTTGTCGCAATGCCGACCTTTGCTGGTGCCTGCACCTACGCGCTGGGGCGTGTTTTTGCCTGGCACTTTGCCAAGGGCGGAACGGTTGACGATTTCGATGCCGATGAAATGAAGGGTCGTTTCAAGGACGAATTCGAAGACGGCAAACGCAAGGCGTCCGAATTTGTCAAAGGCGGCAAAACCACGGCCAAACCGGCAGCGGGTGCAACGACCGCCAAAGCCTGA
- a CDS encoding SPFH domain-containing protein, which translates to MRTTFLIGILFLLIAIFALAPQIFITVPAGHVAVMWYRFFGGTVVDRSYGEGIHMIFPWDEMYIYDARLQNQARVYDTISSNGLSMEVDIAVRYRINREAVGMLHKLVGPNYAEILVYPEIGSHARELISRYTPEQLYTETRAFIQAEILERMVNELGSSLVNQSFQGRLVTVEDVLIRSVILPERVADAIERKAEQYQAMLEYDFRLAREEKEKERKKIEAEGIREFQDIVAKTITEEYLRLRGIEATMTLATSKNSKTIIIGGKDGLPVILNTADSPTASSPDSDSGAELVNDTAESLPNSGALNARSQEIAPQNAISPGVRAPVDPSDKRARPGAANSATPPVTPSMKPTAPTAGASEDVSTTGKTAGDVLKSIAPLFDPTSGDGGGVVKQSDMEPAAKHESAGQPEISKTGSK; encoded by the coding sequence TTGCGCACGACATTTCTGATCGGGATTCTGTTTTTGCTGATCGCGATTTTCGCGTTGGCACCGCAGATTTTCATTACCGTGCCTGCCGGGCATGTGGCGGTGATGTGGTACCGGTTCTTTGGCGGGACGGTGGTTGACAGAAGCTATGGGGAGGGCATTCACATGATCTTCCCGTGGGATGAAATGTATATCTATGACGCGCGTCTGCAAAATCAGGCGCGGGTTTATGACACCATTTCATCGAACGGCCTGTCGATGGAAGTCGATATTGCGGTGCGGTATCGGATCAATCGCGAAGCGGTCGGGATGCTGCACAAGCTTGTCGGGCCGAATTATGCGGAAATCCTTGTGTATCCGGAAATCGGATCGCATGCGCGTGAACTGATTTCGCGTTACACGCCTGAACAGCTTTATACCGAAACCCGTGCCTTCATTCAGGCCGAAATCCTTGAACGGATGGTCAACGAGCTTGGATCATCACTGGTCAATCAGAGTTTTCAGGGGCGGCTGGTGACGGTTGAAGACGTTCTGATCCGTTCCGTGATCCTGCCCGAACGCGTTGCGGATGCGATTGAACGCAAGGCTGAACAATATCAGGCCATGCTGGAATATGATTTCCGTCTGGCGCGCGAGGAAAAGGAAAAGGAACGCAAGAAGATCGAGGCGGAAGGTATTCGGGAATTCCAGGATATCGTCGCCAAAACGATTACCGAGGAATATCTTCGCCTGCGCGGTATCGAAGCCACCATGACGCTTGCGACATCGAAAAACAGCAAGACGATCATCATTGGTGGCAAAGATGGCCTGCCCGTGATCCTCAATACCGCAGATTCGCCGACGGCCAGCTCCCCGGATTCAGATTCGGGGGCGGAGCTTGTGAACGATACGGCGGAAAGCCTGCCGAATTCCGGGGCGCTTAATGCACGGTCGCAGGAAATCGCGCCGCAAAATGCGATTTCGCCGGGCGTTCGTGCCCCGGTCGATCCGTCGGACAAACGTGCGCGCCCCGGTGCGGCAAATTCGGCCACACCGCCGGTAACACCGTCGATGAAGCCGACAGCCCCGACAGCGGGGGCGTCAGAGGATGTTTCAACGACGGGTAAAACGGCTGGTGATGTTCTGAAATCGATTGCCCCGCTGTTTGATCCGACCAGTGGTGACGGGGGTGGTGTTGTCAAACAGAGCGACATGGAACCTGCCGCGAAACATGAGAGTGCGGGGCAGCCTGAAATTTCAAAAACCGGTAGCAAATAA
- a CDS encoding YcjF family protein, with protein sequence MGAETLEVLKRRKQHRLASGVVQRNALWAAGTGFVPIPVLDSAATVAVQLKMLAELSDVYGVPFNKSSGKSVIAALTACITSGVLGRALLGTGIFSNIAKVMPVVGSTLSIVTMPGFNAAFTYALGRVFQQHYAAGGTMADFDAQKAEADFRRKFKEGLKFDQDEKTA encoded by the coding sequence ATGGGGGCTGAAACGCTTGAAGTGCTGAAACGGCGCAAACAGCACCGGCTTGCAAGTGGTGTTGTGCAACGCAATGCCCTTTGGGCCGCGGGGACCGGTTTTGTTCCGATTCCTGTTCTCGATTCTGCAGCGACGGTTGCCGTGCAGCTTAAAATGCTGGCGGAACTGAGCGATGTTTACGGTGTTCCGTTCAATAAAAGCAGTGGCAAATCCGTGATTGCGGCCTTAACCGCGTGCATTACCAGCGGCGTTTTGGGGCGGGCTCTTTTGGGGACGGGGATATTTTCCAATATTGCCAAGGTGATGCCGGTTGTCGGATCGACACTGAGCATCGTGACCATGCCAGGTTTCAATGCGGCATTTACCTATGCGCTTGGTCGGGTTTTTCAGCAGCATTACGCCGCGGGCGGGACGATGGCGGATTTTGACGCCCAAAAGGCAGAGGCCGATTTTCGCCGGAAATTCAAGGAAGGCCTGAAATTCGATCAGGACGAGAAAACGGCGTGA
- a CDS encoding MFS transporter — protein MTPSANPKTKPDTPASPHGGNIRSRLFPKGTIWILLLFSTISLCIALVGISWRAAELARADLQTEIREKAEIEARVLGEKIENALRLGIPLREIVGFEAVVYQLRDGDPDLVFAAITDMGGDILHAGGLPSDEIATALTAPSGNDTAYIVTRLNLPRAEEHDDIEVVLGHARAALMRPVTDNLYDIAIIFIITLALSFELMLLVLTVNVALPVRVARKVLGNVRDRKFTLLHGQSTHDEIGQFMERINSLINTTAKKVGTHPQREREVKLIGVRMLAFMFVLAEELARPIMPAFFSQVTSHSIDGQLGAGVVMAVHLLMVALAMPICSLFQEQVGSLRMYLCGAFLATLGLIGTAFAVGIWDLVLWRALSGIGYATTFVACQSYVLDATNDSNRTQGTAMMVSGIMLADICGPAIGGIVAGHFGPDMTFIAGATIAFLAVLLAFFLMDNMVRGKTPPPVPTRAALRAMLGNRRLQVLILFAAIPAKLILSGFLYYLTPMILLQSGATTAETGRVIMLYGLVAILTGWAAAKWTDKSQNETRAVGIGGGLTAAGLLLAGWLPEYALFAVAVALLGLAQATSIPAQLSASLKLSKDFTKDHGTGPVLAVLRLAERLGGAAGPLLAAGLTLLVGTTQAVLIFGVFAAVSVLCFELLIGHVPPEQKGEQKSEQKAQGGTK, from the coding sequence ATGACCCCCTCTGCCAATCCGAAAACCAAACCCGATACCCCCGCATCCCCTCATGGCGGCAATATCCGAAGCCGTCTTTTCCCCAAGGGCACGATCTGGATTCTGCTGCTGTTCAGCACGATCTCGCTTTGCATTGCCTTGGTCGGGATTTCTTGGCGGGCCGCCGAACTGGCGCGTGCTGATCTGCAAACCGAAATCCGCGAAAAGGCCGAAATCGAAGCCCGGGTTCTTGGCGAAAAAATCGAAAATGCCCTGCGGCTCGGCATTCCGCTCCGCGAGATTGTCGGCTTCGAAGCCGTCGTCTATCAGCTTCGCGATGGCGACCCCGATCTGGTTTTTGCCGCCATCACCGACATGGGGGGCGACATCCTGCATGCGGGCGGCCTGCCATCGGATGAAATCGCCACCGCCTTAACGGCCCCGTCGGGCAACGATACCGCCTATATCGTGACCCGCCTCAACCTGCCCCGCGCCGAAGAGCATGACGATATCGAGGTGGTCCTTGGTCATGCCCGTGCCGCCCTGATGCGCCCGGTTACTGATAACCTTTATGACATTGCGATCATTTTCATCATAACCCTCGCCTTATCATTTGAACTGATGTTGCTGGTGTTAACCGTCAATGTCGCCCTGCCAGTAAGGGTTGCGCGCAAGGTTCTCGGCAATGTGCGCGACCGCAAATTCACCCTGCTGCATGGCCAAAGCACCCATGACGAAATCGGCCAGTTCATGGAACGCATCAATTCCCTGATCAACACCACTGCCAAAAAGGTCGGCACACATCCCCAACGCGAACGGGAGGTAAAGCTGATCGGGGTTCGCATGCTGGCCTTCATGTTTGTCCTGGCCGAAGAACTGGCCCGTCCGATCATGCCGGCCTTCTTTAGCCAAGTGACATCCCACAGCATCGACGGGCAGCTTGGCGCAGGCGTGGTCATGGCGGTGCATCTTCTGATGGTTGCCCTTGCCATGCCGATCTGCAGCCTGTTTCAGGAACAGGTCGGGTCACTGCGCATGTATCTGTGTGGCGCATTTCTGGCGACACTTGGTCTGATCGGTACCGCCTTTGCCGTTGGCATCTGGGATCTTGTACTGTGGCGCGCATTATCGGGGATCGGTTACGCCACCACCTTTGTCGCCTGTCAATCCTATGTCCTTGATGCCACCAATGACAGCAACCGCACACAGGGAACCGCCATGATGGTCAGCGGCATCATGCTGGCTGATATCTGCGGCCCGGCGATTGGCGGGATTGTTGCTGGCCATTTCGGGCCGGACATGACCTTTATCGCCGGTGCGACCATTGCGTTTCTGGCCGTCCTTCTGGCCTTCTTCCTGATGGATAATATGGTGCGTGGCAAAACCCCACCGCCGGTCCCGACCAGGGCCGCCCTTCGTGCCATGCTCGGCAATCGCCGTTTGCAGGTGCTGATCCTGTTTGCCGCCATTCCCGCCAAACTGATCCTCAGCGGCTTTTTATATTACCTGACCCCGATGATCTTGCTGCAATCGGGTGCGACCACGGCTGAAACCGGGCGGGTGATCATGCTTTACGGGCTGGTCGCGATCCTGACCGGCTGGGCCGCGGCAAAATGGACCGACAAAAGCCAGAACGAAACCCGCGCGGTCGGCATTGGCGGTGGCTTGACCGCCGCCGGACTGTTGCTGGCGGGCTGGCTTCCCGAATATGCCCTGTTTGCGGTTGCCGTCGCCTTGCTAGGCCTCGCACAGGCAACCTCAATCCCGGCACAGCTTTCCGCCAGCCTGAAACTCAGCAAGGATTTCACCAAGGATCACGGCACCGGCCCGGTCCTTGCGGTCCTGCGTCTGGCAGAACGTCTGGGCGGGGCGGCAGGTCCGCTGCTGGCCGCCGGTCTGACCCTTCTGGTCGGAACAACGCAGGCCGTCCTGATTTTCGGGGTTTTTGCCGCCGTTTCGGTTCTGTGCTTTGAACTTCTGATCGGTCATGTGCCGCCAGAACAAAAGGGCGAACAAAAAAGCGAACAAAAAGCACAAGGAGGGACGAAATGA
- a CDS encoding ABC transporter substrate-binding protein, translating into MTFPRPPAFRLLGILAVLIVALSATLLPTAYAQSSKAPLKIAMILWRGETNVEQGFRAYFDENNIPVDLTIHDVARDLSRVPAIIDQIRKDPPDLVYTWGTGITSSVVGKYDAVDPAKNITDLPVVYVMVSSPWKTGIAAPAGQSRPNVTGATHIAPLAAQINAIRAYRPMDKLGVVYNSREDNSVSNVADLTELGREMGFDVLAAPLGTDDEPSPDDIAPAVAELARKGADILYIGPDNFIGNYRDTLTDAGFANGLAAFSATELEVRDGHAMLGLVSRYELVGRLAASKVEQILIGGISPADIPVETLDRFSYLIRLSSARKLKLYPPLSLLDYAEVIE; encoded by the coding sequence ATGACATTCCCCCGTCCCCCGGCTTTTCGTCTGCTTGGCATTCTTGCGGTCTTGATCGTCGCACTCAGCGCGACGTTATTGCCAACGGCATATGCGCAATCATCAAAGGCCCCGCTTAAAATCGCCATGATCCTTTGGCGGGGTGAAACCAATGTCGAACAGGGATTTCGCGCCTATTTCGACGAAAACAACATCCCCGTCGATCTGACCATTCATGACGTTGCGCGTGATCTGTCGCGCGTGCCCGCCATCATCGATCAGATCCGTAAAGACCCGCCCGATCTGGTTTACACATGGGGCACCGGGATCACATCTTCTGTCGTCGGCAAATATGATGCCGTCGATCCGGCGAAAAACATCACCGATCTTCCGGTGGTCTATGTGATGGTTTCATCGCCGTGGAAAACCGGTATTGCCGCGCCGGCGGGCCAAAGCCGCCCCAATGTCACCGGGGCAACCCACATCGCCCCGCTTGCCGCCCAGATCAATGCCATCCGCGCCTATCGCCCGATGGATAAACTCGGCGTGGTCTATAACAGCCGCGAAGACAATTCCGTTTCCAACGTCGCCGATCTGACCGAACTGGGCCGCGAAATGGGGTTTGACGTTCTGGCCGCCCCCCTTGGCACCGACGACGAACCATCACCCGATGACATCGCCCCCGCCGTTGCCGAACTGGCACGCAAGGGGGCCGATATCCTGTATATCGGGCCGGATAACTTCATCGGCAATTATCGCGATACCCTGACCGATGCCGGTTTTGCCAACGGGCTTGCCGCCTTTAGCGCGACCGAACTTGAAGTCCGCGATGGTCACGCCATGCTGGGCCTTGTCAGCCGCTATGAACTTGTCGGCCGTCTCGCCGCCAGCAAGGTCGAACAAATTCTGATCGGTGGCATATCACCCGCCGATATCCCGGTCGAAACGCTTGACCGGTTTTCCTATCTGATCCGGCTGTCATCGGCGCGCAAACTGAAACTCTATCCGCCGCTGTCGCTGCTGGATTACGCGGAGGTCATCGAATGA
- a CDS encoding GNAT family N-acetyltransferase — MTQLTRLDPSHLPAIITLHHRVIADLPPGNAASETDQFFADHLDACGQIFGAFDGDRLMAYCVLGLPRETDPNFGTDHHLPPDQLGKVAHIDGVAVDPQWRGQGWQRRMVEHRIEIARKCGRTIALSTVAPTNFPSLISTVSTGHAIHGLIAKFGGNRFLLRRDIGPDQDAKFPSAPDRAIWCASDDLATCRKLLDDGLIGLFCQSSPHGTAPRIGWVPAIPA; from the coding sequence ATGACCCAACTGACCCGGCTTGATCCATCCCATCTTCCGGCTATCATCACCCTGCATCACAGGGTAATTGCGGACCTTCCGCCGGGCAATGCCGCCAGCGAAACCGATCAGTTCTTTGCCGATCATCTGGATGCCTGCGGGCAGATTTTTGGGGCCTTTGACGGGGACCGTCTGATGGCCTATTGCGTGCTGGGGTTACCGCGCGAAACCGATCCGAATTTCGGCACCGACCATCACCTTCCCCCCGATCAGCTGGGCAAGGTCGCCCATATCGACGGGGTCGCGGTTGATCCGCAATGGCGCGGACAGGGGTGGCAACGCCGGATGGTCGAACACCGCATCGAAATCGCCCGGAAATGCGGGCGCACCATCGCGCTAAGCACCGTCGCCCCAACCAATTTCCCAAGCCTGATCAGCACGGTCTCAACCGGCCATGCCATTCATGGATTGATCGCGAAATTTGGCGGGAACCGTTTTCTGCTGCGCCGGGATATCGGCCCCGATCAGGATGCAAAATTCCCGTCCGCACCCGATCGCGCAATCTGGTGCGCCAGTGACGATCTTGCGACCTGCCGGAAATTGCTCGATGACGGGTTGATCGGCCTGTTTTGCCAATCATCACCCCATGGCACGGCACCGCGCATCGGCTGGGTTCCGGCCATACCCGCTTAA
- a CDS encoding TAXI family TRAP transporter solute-binding subunit, with product MRMIATGMLAVLLSAGAAGAYAQQSGTVAEDASADMSPVDVLPDIDVDTYDDAIIDPAKSNPDLIDGLIYKPDAIPLSQYRRRTTDPESLAVLSNTDVIAGDGQTERSYYAAIYSGSTSGVYFKVAAQICEMMSRTFERHRVHCVPLRSQGVGSNIRLMKEGRVQLAIVQSNNNWEAQKGIAPIPGARSVMSLHDEMGLLVVRNDSGIESVGDLRGKRINIGPEGSASRELWLELLSRYDITLEDLDTVYNVAQDYNELGICENYIDAFGLWIGHPATLIEDTLGCGARVVGMGGPLTDEMVRANQYFFNQVLPAKTYSAQEEAIASYGFKASLIAYEPADPYVVYWITRIVHENIDRMKEMYPTFRSVVADDMYEKGNFLPFHKGAACYWETDAHACDWQPYYQQADPKGPSKWNYSYQQ from the coding sequence ATGAGAATGATTGCGACCGGTATGCTGGCAGTTCTGCTGTCGGCGGGGGCGGCGGGTGCGTATGCGCAGCAAAGTGGCACCGTTGCCGAGGATGCAAGTGCCGATATGTCGCCGGTTGACGTCCTGCCTGATATCGATGTCGACACATATGACGATGCAATCATCGACCCGGCAAAATCCAACCCGGACCTGATTGATGGCCTGATTTACAAGCCCGATGCCATTCCGTTGTCGCAATATCGTCGCCGGACAACCGACCCGGAAAGTCTGGCGGTGTTGAGCAACACCGATGTGATTGCCGGTGATGGCCAGACCGAACGATCCTATTACGCGGCGATTTACAGCGGCAGCACGAGTGGCGTGTATTTCAAGGTTGCAGCCCAGATTTGCGAGATGATGAGCCGTACCTTTGAGCGCCATCGCGTGCATTGCGTGCCGTTGCGATCCCAGGGTGTCGGCAGCAATATCCGTCTGATGAAGGAAGGACGGGTGCAGCTTGCCATTGTGCAGTCGAACAATAACTGGGAGGCGCAGAAAGGCATTGCGCCGATCCCCGGTGCGCGGTCGGTGATGTCGCTGCATGATGAAATGGGGTTGCTGGTGGTGCGCAATGATTCCGGCATTGAATCGGTTGGCGATCTGCGCGGCAAACGCATCAATATCGGGCCGGAAGGGTCGGCATCGCGGGAATTGTGGCTTGAGCTTCTGTCGCGGTACGATATCACGCTTGAGGATCTTGATACCGTTTACAATGTTGCGCAGGATTATAACGAACTTGGCATCTGCGAGAATTATATTGATGCGTTCGGTCTGTGGATCGGGCATCCGGCGACGCTGATTGAAGATACGCTTGGCTGCGGGGCGCGGGTTGTCGGCATGGGCGGCCCCTTGACCGATGAGATGGTGCGGGCAAACCAGTATTTCTTTAATCAGGTTTTGCCAGCAAAGACATATAGTGCGCAGGAAGAAGCGATTGCATCCTATGGGTTCAAGGCATCCCTTATCGCCTATGAACCGGCCGATCCGTATGTGGTGTACTGGATCACGCGGATCGTTCATGAAAATATCGACCGGATGAAGGAAATGTATCCGACATTCCGAAGCGTGGTTGCCGACGATATGTATGAAAAGGGCAATTTCCTGCCGTTCCATAAGGGGGCGGCATGTTATTGGGAAACCGATGCGCATGCCTGCGACTGGCAACCCTATTATCAGCAGGCCGACCCGAAAGGGCCGAGCAAGTGGAATTACAGTTATCAGCAATAA
- a CDS encoding diaminopropionate ammonia-lyase: MTSIIALDPGRNDIYQAFDLISSWPEYRQSPLIRATGLARELGLGTVWIKDESKRFGLGGVKALGAPYGLKQQLLKRGLIPGSPQCADYTAVAATDGNHGLAVAWAAQKFGCHARIYVGTEVDQARIARITDNGAEIVRVDGTYDDAVLAAENAAQSPDVLLITDTDYGHALDVTRDIMAGYAVLGIECARQLRAENITPDHVFLQCGVGGMAAGCAIGLWHESGQKPNVCTVEATNAACLQASLSTGELTSVPGKLLTRMIGLSCGKPSLPAFEILREVSTHSIAIDDDVALLVQNTLSAGINGDAPLETWDTGIAGIAGLWHVAKNHDLRARFGLNAQSNVLVINSEGPIPLPYRANI, encoded by the coding sequence ATGACGTCCATCATCGCCCTTGATCCCGGGCGCAACGATATTTATCAGGCGTTCGACCTGATATCCTCCTGGCCGGAATACCGCCAAAGCCCCCTGATCCGCGCCACCGGTCTTGCCCGCGAACTCGGTCTTGGCACTGTCTGGATCAAGGATGAAAGCAAACGGTTCGGTCTGGGCGGGGTCAAGGCACTTGGCGCTCCCTATGGCCTGAAACAGCAGCTTTTGAAACGCGGCCTCATCCCCGGAAGCCCCCAATGTGCGGACTATACCGCCGTTGCCGCAACCGATGGCAATCACGGCCTTGCCGTGGCATGGGCGGCCCAAAAATTCGGCTGTCATGCGCGGATCTATGTCGGAACCGAGGTCGATCAGGCCCGCATTGCCCGCATCACCGATAACGGGGCTGAAATCGTCCGGGTGGATGGCACCTATGACGATGCGGTCCTTGCCGCCGAAAATGCCGCACAATCGCCCGACGTGCTTCTGATCACCGATACCGATTATGGCCATGCACTCGACGTTACCCGCGACATCATGGCGGGTTATGCGGTTCTCGGCATCGAATGCGCCCGCCAGCTTCGGGCTGAAAACATCACCCCCGATCATGTTTTCCTGCAATGCGGCGTTGGCGGCATGGCAGCAGGTTGCGCCATCGGGCTCTGGCATGAAAGCGGTCAAAAACCGAATGTCTGCACGGTGGAGGCAACAAACGCCGCCTGCCTTCAGGCAAGCCTTTCAACCGGCGAACTGACATCGGTTCCGGGCAAGCTCCTGACCCGCATGATCGGACTGTCCTGTGGCAAACCGAGTCTCCCGGCGTTTGAAATCCTGCGCGAAGTATCCACCCACAGCATCGCGATTGATGATGACGTAGCGCTTCTGGTCCAAAACACGCTTTCCGCCGGGATCAATGGCGACGCCCCGCTTGAAACATGGGATACCGGCATTGCAGGCATCGCCGGGCTTTGGCATGTCGCCAAAAACCACGACCTTCGCGCCCGTTTTGGCCTGAATGCCCAAAGCAACGTGCTTGTGATCAACAGCGAAGGCCCCATTCCATTGCCATACCGCGCAAATATCTGA